ATCGTCGACGCCTACAACGAGGCGCACCAGAAGTAGCGGTCAGAGCATGCCCTGTTCCCGGGCGGCGGCCACGGCCGAGGTCCGGGAACGAACGCCGAGCTTGTCGTAGATGTGCACCAGGTGCGACTTGACCGTCGCCTCCGACAGCATGAGGGAGTGCCCGATCTCCCGGTTGGAGGAGCCGGCGGCCACCAGCTTGAGCACCTCGAGCTCGCGGGGGGTCAGCGACGTGCGCGGGGTGCGCACGCGCGTCATCAGCCGGTCGGCGACGATCGGCGACAGAGTCGAATCACCCTCGGCGGCCGAACGCACGGCGGCGAGCAGCTCCGTCGGCGGGGCGTCCTTGAGCAGGTAACCCACAGCCCCGGCCTCGATGGCGCCGAGGATGT
Above is a window of Corynebacterium suedekumii DNA encoding:
- a CDS encoding response regulator, translated to MIRVLLADDHEIVRLGLRAVLEDADDIEVVGEVATAEAAIAAAQAGGIDVLLMDLRFGAGVEGTRVMNGAEATAEIRSTMSTPPKVLVVTNYDTDADILGAIEAGAVGYLLKDAPPTELLAAVRSAAEGDSTLSPIVADRLMTRVRTPRTSLTPRELEVLKLVAAGSSNREIGHSLMLSEATVKSHLVHIYDKLGVRSRTSAVAAAREQGML